A DNA window from Argopecten irradians isolate NY chromosome 10, Ai_NY, whole genome shotgun sequence contains the following coding sequences:
- the LOC138333717 gene encoding aldehyde dehydrogenase, mitochondrial-like: MGDLPEPIREPEIKYTQIFINNEWVDSVSGKTFPTINPATKQKIANVQEGDKADIDKAVAAAKEAFKLGSPWRRMDASKRGKLLMKFADLLERDAVYIGSLETLDNGKPFKMAYGEVFFSADCCRYYAGWADKIHGKTIPINGDFFSFTRHEPIGVCGQIIPWNYPVPMFAWKIAPALATGNVVVVKPAEQTPLTALYCAQLLLEAGFPKGVVNIVPGYGPTAGAAISSHMDVGKVAFTGSTEVGQLIMQAAGCSNLKRPTLELGGKSPNIIFSDADLTSAVDFAHEAVMTNMGQCCVAGSRTFVQEDIYDEFVKMSIAKAEGRKVGNPFESCTQSGPQVDDEQYNKILELIESGKKEGAKCEYGGEKANDEGYYIKPTVFSGVEDHMRIAKEEIFGPVQQIFKFKNMEEVLERANNTLYGLGAAIFTTNIDKAMTFVQGVKAGTVWVNCYNVVNPQAPFGGFKMSGLGRELGEYGLQNYLEVKNVVMKIPEKNS, encoded by the exons ATGGGAGATTTACCAGAACCTATTCGTGAGCCAGAGATCAAATACACACAG aTCTTCATCAATAATGAGTGGGTTGACTCCGTTAGTGGTAAGACCTTTCCTACTATAAACCCGGCAACCAAACAGAAGATTGCCAATGTTCAAGAAGGAGATAAG GCGGACATTGATAAAGCTGTCGCTGCAGCCAAAGAGGCATTTAAACTAGGATCACCATGGCGACGAATGGATGCCAGCAAACGCGGAAAGCTACTGATGAAGTTTGCGGACTTATTGGAGCGAGATGCTGTGTACATTGGA AGTTTAGAAACCCTAGACAATGGCAAACCATTCAAAATGGCATATGGTGAGGTCTTCTTCTCAGCCGACTGTTGCAGATATTATGCTGGATGGGCTGACAAGATACATGGCAAAACGATCCCAATTA ATGGAGACTTCTTCAGTTTCACTCGACATGAACCCATTGGTGTCTGTGGGCAGATCATTCCG TGGAACTACCCCGTGCCTATGTTTGCCTGGAAGATTGCCCCAGCCCTAGCTACAGGAAATGTTGTTGTGGTGAAGCCCGCTGAGCAGACACCCCTCACTGCACTGTATTGTGCTCAACTTCTCCTGGAG GCTGGCTTTCCTAAAGGTGTAGTCAATATTGTACCAGGCTATGGACCTACAGCAGGTGCTGCCATCTCTTCTCACATGGATGTAGGCAAAGTGGCATTCACTGGATCAACAGAG GTTGGCCAGTTAATCATGCAGGCAGCTGGGTGTTCAAATCTCAAGCGACCAACTCTTGAGCTTGGTGGCAAAAGTCCGAATATTATCTTCTCCGATGCAGATT TGACCAGTGCTGTGGACTTCGCTCACGAGGCGGTGATGACCAACATGGGTCAGTGTTGTGTCGCTGGCAGTCGGACATTCGTACAGGAAGATATTTATGACGAGTTTGTCAAAATGAGCATCGCAAAAGCTGAAGGTCGAAAGGTCGGAAATCCTTTTGAAAGTTGTACACAGAGTGGTCCCCAG GTTGATGATGAACAGTACAATAAGATTTTGGAATTGATTGAATCTGGAAAGAAAGAAGGAGCCAAATGTGAATATGGGGGCGAGAAGGCTAATGATGAAGGATATTACATCAAACCTACGGTGTTCTCGGGGGTGGAAGATCACATGAGAATCGCCAAGGAGGAG ATATTTGGCCCTGTGCAGCAGATTTTTAAATTCAAGAATATGGAAGAGGTCCTGGAGCGAGCTAACAATACACTTTATGGTCTAGGAGCAGCCATCTTCACCACAAACATTGACAAGGCCATGACCTTTGTTCAAGGGGTCAAGGCCGGAACTGTCTG GGTGAACTGTTACAACGTTGTGAATCCCCAGGCTCCTTTCGGAGGATTTAAGATGTCTGGGCTAGGCAGGGAACT cGGTGAATATGGGTTACAGAACTATTtggaagtcaaaaat gTGGTTATGAAGATTCCGGAGAAGAATTCTTAG